The Oncorhynchus kisutch isolate 150728-3 linkage group LG10, Okis_V2, whole genome shotgun sequence region TTATACATTggcttaaagattaacttcttgttaatccaaccgcggtgtcagatttcaaaagggcttcacggcaaaagcataccatgcgattatctgagaacagcgcccagcagacaaatcattacaaacagttaccaccagccaagtagaggagttacacaagtcagaaatagtgataaaatgtatcactcacctttgatgatcttcctatggttgcactcacaagactcccatttactcaataaatgtttgttttgttcgataaagtccctgtctatatccaaaaacctcattttGTTCGctcgttttgttcagtaatcccaCAGGCTCAAAGGCAGTCACAACAGACAGATGAAAAATCTGAAAAGTATCAGtgaagttcgtagaaacatgtcaaatgatgtttataatcaatcctcaggttgtttttagtcataataatcaataatatttaaaCAGGACAATAgctttgtcaatataaaaggaaaACAAGAAAGGCATGCTCTCGGTCGTGCGCATGAAAAACCTCTGGGACACTGAATGCTCCACTCATTTAaagtggtcttactccctcatttttcagaatacaagcctgaaacaatttctaaagactgttgacatctagtggaagccataggaagtgcaatttgagtcctacgtcaatggatactgtaatggcattcaatacttcctgaatgggtttttctcaggttttcgcctgccatatcagttatgttatactcacagacattattttaacagttctgGAAAGtttaaagtgttttctatccaaatctaccaagtAAATGCATAtcctctgggcctgagtagcaggcagtttaccttgggcacgcttttcatctggaggtgaaaatagtgccccctactcTAGTGAGGTTAATGGGAACAGGTTTGTACATCAGGCGGGAAACAGTGAGGAGGGGTCTGGAGCAGCCTGAGGAAGGGCCACAAACATTTTCACAACTGCAAGTGACAGTAgagcctgggggagtttgaggAGGCGCTGGGTAAGGTGCTGTACACCCTCAGTGTCAAGGTTAGACACATCAGGAGCCTAGCAGGAGTGAAGGGGCATCAGTGGCAGGGGATTGTGGGGGATGAGTGCATGGCAGGGTATAGGTGGAAGGTCTGTAAGGTCCCAGTGCTGGAAAGGTTGGGGGTCCTCCAGTGGGGGCTATTACATGGAGCCCTGGACACCAATAGCTGGTTGGCTTGGATTGACCTGGGTGTTGGGGAGGGATGTCCGTTTTCTGCAATGGCAGACTGTTTATCTTTTTTTTGTGCTGCCAGGGTAATGCCATTACTGTTGATGCCTTAGTGTTGAGATTGAGTTTTACAAAATGATCAAGTGTGTGGAGATGTTTCAGGAGGTATGGGGGCTCAGGGGGGCTGTCTGTATGGctggagaggaggggttggaTGTACGGTTGGAACGTGGTGCTGGATGGTGTATTGTACTCTGACATTGGGTACTGTATAATGTGATTGTGTGGAGGTTGTGGTGGCACAAAATGTGCTTTTAGGAGGGGTtagtgtaatgaggatggctcaTTAAAGTAAGACAAgtcagttctgtctctctctctctccctctcaacctcTAAACAGCGCTCTGCACAGGCAGCAGTGGAGGACAATGATCAGATCTTCACTGAGCTGATCCACTCCATTGAGAGAAGGCGCTCTGAGGTGAAGAAGCTGATCAGATCCCAAGAGAAGGCTCAGGTGAGTCAAGCTGAAGGACTCCTGGAGCAACTGAAGCAGGAGATAGCTGAGCTGAGGAAGAGAAGCACTGAGCTGGagcagctctcacacacagaggatcACATCCATTTCCTCCAGGTAACTAAACTGCCTTGATACATGTGATACATCATTATTTTTTtgtcatatataaatatatatatctctctctctctccagagttatcagtctctcgCCAGTATCAGTGTATCTTCAGACTTACCCAGCATCGTTGTCCATCCTCTTCAGTACTTTAgagatgtgagtaagactttgTCTGAACTGAGAGAAAAAGTAGAAGACTTCCTTAAAGGAGAATGGACCAAGATCTCCACTACAGGTGTGTTGAAATTCTACTACAATACTAGGTCCTGTAAATCCAAACGGTAGTGCAATAAAAGGTCCTACAGCCATCACCTTAGACATGTGGaatatcaaataaaattgtatttctcacatgCTCACATGCTcacatacaacaggtgtagaccttagtgtgaaatgcttacttacaacccttaaccaacaacgcagttgaaGAAATATGGGGTTAAGAAAACATTtactaaattaaataaataaataactaaaataaaataaaaagtaacacaataaaataacaataccgaggctatatacagggggtaccgggaccgAGTCGATGTGCGGGGGTCAGGTTAGTCAAGATAATTTATACAATGGCCGGGTGGCTGTTTGGTTAATTggtcagcagtcttatggcttgggggtagaagctgttaaggagccttgaATATGGTATGATGATAACATTCCTTCTTTCtgttaatgtgtttgtgtgtctgtagtgaATATAGTGGATGTTGTACTGCCTCCAGAGCCCAAGACCAGAGAACAGTTCTTACAATGTGAGTTTTTTTATTCTGAAGTACCTAACAGTTTCTTTTTACTGACACTCCTAACAATCCCTGTGGAAATGTATAGCAATAGTAGATCTAATCAAAGACTGGGTATCTATCTGACTCCTCATATTTCTCTGATTtgatctctgctctgctctaatcAAAGACAGGGTAGATACAGTATCTGACATAACTTATTGTTCTAACTCTCCTCATTggtctctgctctgctcttctcccagattcctgtcagctcacactggacccaaacacagcacacacacgcCTCTCTCTGTCTAAAGGGAACAGAAAGGTGACCTATACAGGCCAAGTCCAACCATATCCTGATCATCCAGACAGATTCACAAATGACTTGAtggtgctgtgtagagagggtctgtctggacgctgttactgggaggtggagtggagtgggcTGTGTGTTATTACAGCAGTCTCATATAAAGACATCAGCAGAACAAGGAGAAGTAATACATTTGGACTcaatgacaagtcctggagtTTACACTACTATAGTGATGGTTATTGGTTCAGACACAATAGTGTTAGGACGAAAGTACCAGGCGTTCAGTCCTCCAGAGTAGGAGTGTACCTGGATCACAAGGCAGGTACTCTGTCCTTCTACAGTGTCTCTGACACAATTACCCTCCTCCACAGAGTCCAGACCACATTCACTCAGCTCCTCTATCCTGGGTTTTCTATCGATTGTATTTTCTCTGGTactgctgagctggttaaactgtggTAAGGGCCCATTTactaaattaattaaaattattCAAATGCAAAGTTTTTATCTTGTACATCAAAATTCTGTCCTGTGTTTTGTCTCTATGGTACttctgagctggttaaactgtagtagggtccacatagatactagtcatgctggtgtaatctatagctgagctggttaaactgtagtagggtccacatagatactagtcatgctggtatagtctatagctgagctggttaaactgtagtagggtccacataaatactagtcatgctggtatagtctatagctgagctggttaaactgtagtagggtccacatagatactagtcatgctggtatagtctatagctgagctggttaaactgtagtagggtccacatagatactagtcatgctggtgtagtctacagctgagccggttaaactgtagtagggtccacatagatactagtcatgctggtatagtctatagctgagctggttaaactgtagtagggtccacataaatactagtcatgctggtatagtctatagctgagctggttaaactgtagtagggtccacatagatactagtcatgctggtgtagtctatagctgagctggttaaactgtagtagggtccacatagatactagtcatgctggtgtaatctatagctgagctggttaaactgtagtagggtccacatagatactagtcatgctggtgtagtctatagctgagctggttaaactgtagtagggtccacatagatactagtcatgctggtgtagtctatagctgagctggttaaactgtagtagggtccacataggtactagtcatgctggtgtagtctatagctgagctggttaaactgtagtagggtccacatagatactagtcatgctggtatagtctatagctgagctggttaaactgtagtagggtccacaaagatactagtcatgctggtgtagtctatagctgagctggttaaactgtagtagggtccacatagatactagtcatgctggtgtagtctatagctgagctggttaaactgtagtagggtccacataggtactagtcatgctggtatagtctatagctgagctggttaaactgtagtagggtccacatagatactagtcatgctggtatagtctatagctgagctggttaaactgtagtagggtccacatagatactagtcatgctggtgtagtctacagctgagctggttaaactgtagtagggtccacatagatactagtcatgctggtgtagtctatagctgagctggttaaactgtagtagggtccacatagatactagtcatgctggtgtagtctatagctgagctggttaaactgtagtagggtccacatagatactagtcatgctggtatagtctatagctgagctggttaaactgtagtagggtccacatagatactagtcatgctggtatagtctatagctgagctggttaaactgtagtagggtccacatagatactagtcatgctggtgtagtctacagctgagctggttaaactgtagtagggtccacatagatactagtcatgctggtatagtctatagctgagctggttaaactgtagtagggtccacatagatactagtcatgctggtgtagtctatagctgagctggttaaactgtagtagggtccacatagatactagtcatgctggtgtagtctacagctgagctggttaaactgtagtagggtccacataggtactagtcatgctggtatagtctatagctgagctggttaaactgtagtagggtccacataggaactagtcatgctggtgtagtctatagctgagctggttaaactgtagtagggtccacataggtactagtcatgctggtggtGATGGTCCCCAGATGTGATGATCCTTTCTGCTCTGTTTTCTTTACAACATATACATTTTTGACTGATTTGATCTTCAGAGATTTCATGCATTAAAATACAATGTTTAAATCTTGAATTTTATTGTACCTTTTTTAActaatttgttcttattaactaagtcagttaataagaacaaattcttgcttacaacgacggcctaccccggc contains the following coding sequences:
- the LOC109897721 gene encoding tripartite motif-containing protein 16-like isoform X1 — translated: MAENQELFCCSICLDLLKDPVTTACGHSYCMGCIKESWDQDVLKGVYRCPQCRQTFTPRPVLKRNIVLAEVVENLKKTGLQAAPPPALCYAEPGDVVCDVCKGTRKQKALMSCLVCLASYCETHLQLHYESPALKKHKLVKATAQLQENVCSHHDKLLEVFCRTDQQCICYQCVMDEHKGHDTVSASAERTEKQRQLGMSQQKVQQRFQEKEKELKELQQAVESLKRSAQAAVEDNDQIFTELIHSIERRRSEVKKLIRSQEKAQVSQAEGLLEQLKQEIAELRKRSTELEQLSHTEDHIHFLQSYQSLASISVSSDLPSIVVHPLQYFRDVSKTLSELREKVEDFLKGEWTKISTTVNIVDVVLPPEPKTREQFLQYSCQLTLDPNTAHTRLSLSKGNRKVTYTGQVQPYPDHPDRFTNDLMVLCREGLSGRCYWEVEWSGLCVITAVSYKDISRTRRSNTFGLNDKSWSLHYYSDGYWFRHNSVRTKVPGVQSSRVGVYLDHKAGTLSFYSVSDTITLLHRVQTTFTQLLYPGFSIDCIFSGTAELVKLW